A genomic region of Trifolium pratense cultivar HEN17-A07 linkage group LG3, ARS_RC_1.1, whole genome shotgun sequence contains the following coding sequences:
- the LOC123917540 gene encoding snurportin-1-like isoform X1: protein MAPHDLRRPFKRPLISDQERRRQHSLLRQAQNRLDAQRHARFLASTTFSLSSSQNLEPQPEPEHEQEEPHQKEELDVLEASNLKGDEARKWFAKQLMHPEWMIDIPENLTNDWFVFARPSGKRCFVVSSNGTTISRLRNGSILHRFPSKLPNGARTKEVSSSSSHSYSILDCIFHEQDQTYYVIDMVCWRGYSLYDCTSEFRFFWVNSKLAETGACDPPSYYHKYTFSLVPVYSCDQSGLCSAYSAPVSYVKDGLLFYNKHAHYQAGITPLALVWKDENCSQYVMDTDNKGQVPNQQQVVLELQEDGKLATCDDPPMAFGCLDGSFIQQSDLHSGYLLRFAIGEGGLVLADGKLEKADLKYLGKANRARASADSFSKVMFQYNVRHSPLRIDDLLGSVSSPVDQESETCDIEMDG, encoded by the exons ATGGCGCCGCACGATCTCCGCCGTCCTTTCAAGCGACCCTTAATCTCCGATCAAGAGAGACGAAGACAACACTCCTTACTCCGTCAAGCACAGAATCGCCTCGACGCCCAACGCCACGCTCGCTTCTTAGCCTCCACCACATTCTCTCTTTCATCCTCTCAAAACCTCGAACCTCAACCAGAGCCTGAGCACGAACAGGAGGAACCACATCAGAAGGAGGAGCTCGACGTCTTGGAAGCATCGAATCTAAAAGGCGATGAAGCTCGAAAATGGTTtgcgaaacaacttatgcatcCTGAATGGATGATCGATATCCCCGAAAATCTCACCAATGATTG gtttgttTTTGCAAGGCCTTCTGGAAAACGGTGTTTTGTTGTTTCCAGTAACGGAACAACGATAAGCCGTTTGAGAAACGGTTCAATACTTCACCGTTTTCCTTCTAAATTGCCAAATGGGGCAAGGACAAAGGAAGTTTCGTCCAGTTCTTCGCATTCTTACTCTATACTCGACTGCATTTTCCACGAG CAGGATCAAACTTATTATGTTATTGATATGGTTTGTTGGCGTGGCTACTCCCTCTATGATTGTACTTCGGAGTTTAGGTTCTTTTGGGTGAATTCTAAGCTTGCTGAGACTGGTGCTTGTGATCCTCCTTCATATTATCACAAGTATACGTTCAGTTTAGTTCCAGTGTACAGTTGTGACCAGAGTGGTTTGTGTTCAGCTTATTCTGCGCCTGTGTCTTATGTCAAAGACGGTCTTCTATTCTATAACAA GCATGCACATTATCAGGCTGGGATTACACCATTAGCATTAGTTTGGAAGGATGAGAACTGCAGCCAATATGTTATGGACACTGACAACAAAGGACAAGTTCCTAACCAACAACAG GTGGTTTTGGAGCTTCAAGAAGATGGAAAACTGGCTACCTGCGATGATCCTCCTATGGCATTTGGCTGTTTGGACGGAAGCTTCATCCAACAG TCAGATTTGCATTCAGGGTATCTTCTACGATTTGCAATTGGAGAGGGAGGATTGGTTTTGGCGGATGGGAAACTTGAGAAAGCTGATCTAAAGTATCTTGGCAAAGCCAATCGAGCTCGTGCCTCTGCTGATAGTTTCTCTAAG GTTATGTTCCAATATAATGTTCGACACTCCCCCCTCAGAATTGATGATTTGTTGGGATCTGTCAGCTCCCCAGTAGATCAAGAAAGTGAAACATGTGACATTGAGATGGATGGTTGA
- the LOC123917540 gene encoding snurportin-1-like isoform X2, translating into MAPHDLRRPFKRPLISDQERRRQHSLLRQAQNRLDAQRHARFLASTTFSLSSSQNLEPQPEPEHEQEEPHQKEELDVLEASNLKGDEARKWFAKQLMHPEWMIDIPENLTNDWFVFARPSGKRCFVVSSNGTTISRLRNGSILHRFPSKLPNGARTKEVSSSSSHSYSILDCIFHEDQTYYVIDMVCWRGYSLYDCTSEFRFFWVNSKLAETGACDPPSYYHKYTFSLVPVYSCDQSGLCSAYSAPVSYVKDGLLFYNKHAHYQAGITPLALVWKDENCSQYVMDTDNKGQVPNQQQVVLELQEDGKLATCDDPPMAFGCLDGSFIQQSDLHSGYLLRFAIGEGGLVLADGKLEKADLKYLGKANRARASADSFSKVMFQYNVRHSPLRIDDLLGSVSSPVDQESETCDIEMDG; encoded by the exons ATGGCGCCGCACGATCTCCGCCGTCCTTTCAAGCGACCCTTAATCTCCGATCAAGAGAGACGAAGACAACACTCCTTACTCCGTCAAGCACAGAATCGCCTCGACGCCCAACGCCACGCTCGCTTCTTAGCCTCCACCACATTCTCTCTTTCATCCTCTCAAAACCTCGAACCTCAACCAGAGCCTGAGCACGAACAGGAGGAACCACATCAGAAGGAGGAGCTCGACGTCTTGGAAGCATCGAATCTAAAAGGCGATGAAGCTCGAAAATGGTTtgcgaaacaacttatgcatcCTGAATGGATGATCGATATCCCCGAAAATCTCACCAATGATTG gtttgttTTTGCAAGGCCTTCTGGAAAACGGTGTTTTGTTGTTTCCAGTAACGGAACAACGATAAGCCGTTTGAGAAACGGTTCAATACTTCACCGTTTTCCTTCTAAATTGCCAAATGGGGCAAGGACAAAGGAAGTTTCGTCCAGTTCTTCGCATTCTTACTCTATACTCGACTGCATTTTCCACGAG GATCAAACTTATTATGTTATTGATATGGTTTGTTGGCGTGGCTACTCCCTCTATGATTGTACTTCGGAGTTTAGGTTCTTTTGGGTGAATTCTAAGCTTGCTGAGACTGGTGCTTGTGATCCTCCTTCATATTATCACAAGTATACGTTCAGTTTAGTTCCAGTGTACAGTTGTGACCAGAGTGGTTTGTGTTCAGCTTATTCTGCGCCTGTGTCTTATGTCAAAGACGGTCTTCTATTCTATAACAA GCATGCACATTATCAGGCTGGGATTACACCATTAGCATTAGTTTGGAAGGATGAGAACTGCAGCCAATATGTTATGGACACTGACAACAAAGGACAAGTTCCTAACCAACAACAG GTGGTTTTGGAGCTTCAAGAAGATGGAAAACTGGCTACCTGCGATGATCCTCCTATGGCATTTGGCTGTTTGGACGGAAGCTTCATCCAACAG TCAGATTTGCATTCAGGGTATCTTCTACGATTTGCAATTGGAGAGGGAGGATTGGTTTTGGCGGATGGGAAACTTGAGAAAGCTGATCTAAAGTATCTTGGCAAAGCCAATCGAGCTCGTGCCTCTGCTGATAGTTTCTCTAAG GTTATGTTCCAATATAATGTTCGACACTCCCCCCTCAGAATTGATGATTTGTTGGGATCTGTCAGCTCCCCAGTAGATCAAGAAAGTGAAACATGTGACATTGAGATGGATGGTTGA
- the LOC123917542 gene encoding transcription factor bHLH130-like, with product MSIMYEELRRNQEMDSSNIIHSKQHYHQQHNSGLLMRYNSAPTSLLTSLIDINTQSYLNNEESFTSESSSSEMDTMFSKLISSNNLWNNSEEPLQEFDVKPVKQEIGESVPQNGDYSYGGSELIYQGFSNGSSNGFYGSFDGVNSKIGVRNSSSNLIRQKSSPAGFFSNENVEDLATLRELGSFKANEVSGTLNFSSRPRMPQIAENGVQSIEANCDQTTNLVNENGNSKRHIPSFTNEFWDNSAFNAQKTEIEDEIMFSTSNGMESQEAEFCYQNLGLTHHLSLPSSSTKIPSSMEKFLQVQGSVPCKIRAKRGFATHPRSIAERVRRMRISERIKKLESLFPKSDKQTSTADMLDLAVEYIKDLQEQVQILTVRKEKCKCTSHEKQHSRQCS from the exons ATGAGTATTATGTATGAAGAGCTAAGAAGAAACCAAGAAATGGATTCTTCAAATATTATTCATTCCAAACAacactatcatcaacaacataATTCTGGTCTCCTTATGAGGTACAATTCAGCTCCAACATCATTGCTTACAAGTCTTATTGACATCAACACTCAAAGCTATCTAAACAATGAAGAATCTTTTACAAGTGAGAGTTCAAGTTCAGAAATGGATACTATGTTTTCTAAGTTGATATCATCCAACAATTTATGGAACAATTCTGAAGAACCTTTACAAGAGTTTGATGTGAAGCCTGTGAAGCAAGAAATAGGTGAATCTGTTCCACAAAATGGTGATTATTCTTATGGTGGATCTGAGTTGATTTACCAAGGCTTTTCAAATGGTTCTAGTAATGGATTTTATGGATCTTTTGATGGAGTTAACTCTAAAATTGGTGTGAGGAATTCTTCTTCCAATCTAATTAGGCAAAAAAGCTCACCTGCTGGATTTTTCTCTAATGAAAATG TTGAAGATCTTGCAACATTGAGAGAGTTAGGAAGTTTTAAAGCCAACGAAGTCTCTGGTACACTTAACTTCTCATCTAGGCCAAGGATGCCACAAATAGCTGAAAATGGAGTCCAAAGCATAGAAGCAAATTGTGACCAAACAACAAACCTAGTTAATGAAAATGGTAACTCCAAACGtcacattccaagcttcaccaATGAGTTTTGGGACAATTCTGCATTCAATGCTCAAAAAAcagaaattgaagatgaaatAATGTTTTCTACTTCAAATGGTATGGAATCTCAAGAAGCAGAATTTTGTTATCAAAATCTTGGATTGACTCATCATTTGAGTTTGCCTAGTTCATCTACAAAGATACCATCATCCATGGAGAAGTTTCTTCAAGTTCAAGGATCAGTTCCTTGTAAAATTCGAGCGAAAAGAGGCTTTGCAACTCATCCAAGAAGCATTGCAGAGAGG gTAAGAAGAATGCGAATAAGTGAAAGAATCAAGAAACTGGAAAGTCTGTTCCCAAAATCCGACAAG CAAACAAGCACAGCAGATATGCTGGATTTGGCAGTTGAGTACATTAAAGACTTGCAAGAACAAGTTCAG ATACTCACAGTTCGTAAGGAAAAATGCAAATGTACAAGTCATGAAAAGCAACACTCTAGACAATGCAGCTGA